One Brassica napus cultivar Da-Ae chromosome C4, Da-Ae, whole genome shotgun sequence genomic region harbors:
- the BNAC05G07740D gene encoding uncharacterized protein BNAC05G07740D, protein MAFKPTTVIKSTAAGIFTIIAMAAFASASTGLAQSPEQDRYLNQCLGKISSRCAMYATAEMYHHGPLKQNGCCLEIYHMGQICLNIVTRHVIESLVPKLEATQKQGLIEKATQIWYLCVPV, encoded by the coding sequence ATGGCCTTCAAACCAACTACCGTCATCAAATCCACGGCTGCAGGCATATTCACAATTATAGCAATGGCTGCATTCGCATCTGCATCCACTGGTTTAGCTCAATCTCCTGAACAAGACCGCTACCTCAACCAATGTCTTGGGAAGATATCTTCAAGGTGTGCAATGTATGCCACAGCCGAAATGTATCACCATGGGCCGCTGAAACAAAACGGATGTTGTCTAGAAATTTATCACATGGGACAAATTTGTCTTAACATCGTGACAAGGCATGTGATAGAATCCCTTGTTCCCAAACTTGAAGCTACTCAGAAACAAGGCCTTATTGAGAAAGCCACACAGATATGGTATCTTTGTGTCccggtttaa